The Corticium candelabrum chromosome 18, ooCorCand1.1, whole genome shotgun sequence genome includes a region encoding these proteins:
- the LOC134194168 gene encoding uncharacterized protein LOC134194168, translating to MHVYFDRDRDAGLRRQAIEVYTEALSLGRRTTTIPEHFKATESDLKKLKQEIVDYDLEKFTVENWKSYFEGKDVLFVALGSTLAEARRQPGRAIDTLRLVDFHLVARSAEIAKAAGVRHMSMLSIDGANSSSWFNFLKIKGQAEDAVEALGFERTSIWRMTAINKGQNSTIPEKICKFLFKNVRVEDLGRALREESEQYALRKDDFPPISRYSMRDIFEFARQAKDAEAKKGDNGATFEGNEAGQQPGCDQSNRGSDSLGGVTANRKDDKQED from the exons atgcatgtctacTTCGATCGAGATCGAGACGCAGGACTTCGACGTCAAGCCATCGAG GTTTACACTGAAGCGCTATCGTTGGGGAGAAGAACAACTACTATTCCTGAACATTTCAAAGCTACGGAGTCCGATCTTAAAAAGCTGAAACAAGAAATTGTTG ATTATGATTTGGAGAAGTTTACGGTAGAGAACTGGAAATCTTACTTCGAGGGCAAGGATGTGCTTTTTGTGGCTCTTGGAAGTACTCTTGCCGAAGCTAGACGTCAGCCTGGCAGGGCAATA GATACTTTGAGACTCGTCGACTTTCATTTGGTTGCGCGTTCTGCTGAGATTGCTAAAGCTGCTGGAGTTCGTCACATGAGCATGTTGTCAATAGATGGAGCGAATTCAAGCAGCTGGTTTAACTTTTTGAAAATCAAGGGCCAG GCTGAAGATGCTGTCGAGGCTCTCGGCTTTGAAAGAACATCAATCTGGAGAATGACAGCTATTAACAAAGGCCAAAACAGCACTATCCCTGAAAAGATTTGCA AATTCTTGTTTAAGAACGTTCGCGTTGAAGACCTCGGACGGGCTCTAAGGGAAGAGTCGGAGCAGTATGCTCTAAGAAAAGATGATTTTCCCCCAATTTCTCGATATTCAATGAGGGATATTTTCGAATTTGCCAGGCAGGCAAAAGACGCTGAGGCTAAGAAGGGAGACAATGGTGCGACCTTCGAAGGCAATGAGGCTGGTCAGCAACCAGGTTGTGATCAATCCAATAGAGGAAGTGATTCGCTTGGTGGCGTAACTGCAAATCGAAAAGACGACAAACAAGAAGACTAA